A single region of the Nicotiana sylvestris chromosome 6, ASM39365v2, whole genome shotgun sequence genome encodes:
- the LOC138870426 gene encoding uncharacterized protein produces MDVIGLIQPTTSNGHKFIRVAIDYFTKWVEVASYKAATKKVVANFVKDRIVCRFKVPESIVTDNTANLNKAVNKNIKKILRKMVEKHKQWNEKLPFDLLGYRTTVRTSTGETPYMLVYGTEVVIPVEVEIPSLRIIQDAELSDAEWIRSCYEQLALTDGKRMNAMVRQPQVPLVVATRGRVRGRDRGRDRGVTRTAARAAPADPPIAPIQDQVPVVDAPAAPTQAPAVPIVILGL; encoded by the exons atggatgtcatcggtctgatccagcccactacttcaaatgggcacaagtttattcgtgtagctattgattacttcacaaagtgggtagaggttgcatcttacaaagctgcaACCAAGAAGGTCGTCGCaaactttgtcaaagatcgtatcgTTTGCCGGTTCAAAGTTCctgagtccattgttactgataacactgctaacctcaaca aagccgtcaacaaaaacataaagaagatactaaggaagatggtagaaaagcACAAACAATGGAATGAGAAGCTTCCTTTTgatttattgggataccgcaccacggttcgcacatcaactggggaaaccccctacatgctggtttatggtaccgaggttgtcatcccagtcgaggtagagattccttctttaagaattatACAGGATgccgaactcagtgatgcagaatggataagaagctgctatgaacaattggccctcacagatggaaaaaggatgaatgca atggtaagacAACCACAAGTACCACTAGTCgtggccactagaggtcgagtACGTGGTCGAGATCGCGGTAGGGACAGGGGTGTaacccgcacagcagctagggcagcacctgcagatcctcCAATcgccccaattcaggatcaggtcccagttgtggatgctccagcagcaccaactcaggcaccagctgtgcccattgtgattctgggtctttag